Proteins encoded within one genomic window of Canis lupus familiaris isolate Mischka breed German Shepherd chromosome 12, alternate assembly UU_Cfam_GSD_1.0, whole genome shotgun sequence:
- the MDC1 gene encoding mediator of DNA damage checkpoint protein 1 isoform X5, translating into MQVMEDTQAINWEIEEEEETERPSEALGRGLEPVGRLHIFSSAHGPEKDFPLYLGKNMVGRMPDCSVTLPFSSISKQHAVIEILAWDKAPVLQDCGSLNGTQVLRPPKVLSPGVSHRLRDQELILFADLPCQYHRLNVPLPFVSRGPLTVEETPRVQGGTQPQGLLLAEDSEEEVDSPSERCVVKEPRTSPLAAVVPESDEEGPSPAPDGPGPPFAFNLDSDTDEEESQHSAAGEASLSARRGPTAETEQLKAMTPATQLGKDQCSVKERNNNTKVERDARNGVVSLGGILERNQSAGEDSDTDVDESRPPVRPAEVHLERAQPSDFIDSDTDVEEERIPATPAVVPMKKRQIFHRVSTKSLQEPALVHLQEIPAGNDTDVEESEIQLAVPLERNQISMVIDSNTDDEEEVLAALTLARLKESGSDTWNRGTDVEEDRAQPVALLEPSQTSAGRDSKTDVEEEGLPMENRRTVPKCHTDKACSEKRQFPLQDSDLEVDEDKSLLEVHLERNQASATIDITQVEEKVLPGPAIILVEKHQVPVVWTDQTYVEVEGGQAKLPVMHLGEPQPPLSEDCGTDVEEDTSLAASLVADTGKHQLLAEGDAGTESAAPVLEQERVLEARAQGVSLVSQVEQDLLPVSKENLIDLVVDTGTSGETIQPQKEGAQTPTERKREPHVDRTKNCGDNHGDSEDLDLQATQCFVERENQSPEAVQSMEDEATQAFLATLPQESGPSYYSFQASGHLTCKAPPAEKASVGDQESADAHLPAAVPEASTPHHNPLLSQSQKHPVSQPFLSSSPSSLEPIPRTRQNGNQEVPGTPLSSEMEPLYPKSKVRLRGSSRKTLSAISSLALEPHSTIPTDQPLCPEPTSRVTRGRTRRSSLKTPELLVPEVQPSTSKDQSVTAEPISQGRTRKSVKAPEPVVSTATQSRALRSSVKTPKVDISTTPALQPSTSKDQPVTPEPTSQVTWGRTRRSSVKIPEPTVPTAPALQPSTSEDQSVITEHTSGGTHRRTRRSSVKTPEPIVPTAPEFQPTIPRDQPVTPEPTSQVTWGRTRRSSVKTPEPTVPTAPELQPSTSKDQSVITEPTSGATHSRTHRSSLKTPKPTVPTATELQPTTHKGQPVTPKRISQGRTPKSSSKTNTSVVSTVPELQACTPTDQPVIPKLAFQATRGRTQRFSIETPEPVAPTVPEPQPSISTDQPVTPEPTSRATRGRTHRSFVKMPQPIEPTAPDLESVTPTDQLFSPKVQGSQGKMLRSSTISAVPVLTTPEFQPSVPTDQPIPPEPISQANCSRRLRATRNHESLIAPIICEPYSALPEPKSRSSRNQRQRAVRTVESLRTIPKPAFAQLPEAPTHATQIYKLEAAGRSEFTLGPPPKASQSHKRPLATVDSPPPQKRHQRGEVTQETVFLKEEEEDPMERPREEEDVVVPGPGKRKRDQAEEEPKRIPSRSLRRTKPNQESTVPKVLFTGVVDARGERAVLALGGSLASSVAEASHLVTDRVRRTVKFLCALGRGIPILSLDWLHQSHKAGCFLPPDEYVVTDPEQEKNFGFSLRDALSRAREQRLLEGYEIHVTPGVQPPPPQMGEIISCCGGTVLPSMPRSYKPQRVVITCSQDFPRCSIPFRIGLPILSPEFLLTGVLKQEAKPEAFIFSTLEMSSS; encoded by the exons ATGCAG GTCATGGAGGACACCCAGGCTATCAACTGGGAGattgaagaagaggaggagacagagagacccAGTGAAGCCTTGGGGCGTGGCTTAGAGCCTGTAGGGCGGTTGCATATCTTCAGTAGTGCCCATGGACCAGAAAAAG ATTTTCCCCTGTATCTTGGGAAGAATATGGTAGGCCGAATGCCTGATTGCTCTGTGACCCTGCCCTTTTCATCCATCTCCAAACAACATGCAGTCATTGAAATCTTGGCCTGGGACAAGGCACCTGTCCTCCAAGATTGTGGCAGCCTCAATGGTACTCAAGTCCTAAGGCCTCCTAAGGTCCTAAGCCCAGGGGTGAGTCATCGGCTGAGGGACCAGGAGTTGATTCTCTTTGCTGACTTGCCCTGCCAGTACCATCGCCTGAATGTCCCCCTGCCCTTTGTTTCCCGGGGCCCTCTAACTGTAGAAGAGACACCCAGGGTACAGGGAGGAACTCAACCCCAGGGGCTCCTGTTGGCTGAGGACTCGGAGGAGGAAGTAG ATTCTCCTTCTGAAAGGTGTGTGGTGAAAGAACCAAGGACCTCCCCTTTGGCAGCAGTAGTTCCAGAGAG TGATGAAGAGGGGCCTTCTCCTGCCCCAGATGGCCCTGGGCCACCTTTTGCCTTCAACCTGGACAGTGACACAGATGAGGAAGAAAGTCAGCATTCAGCAGCGGGAGAGGCCTCCTTATCTGCCAGAAGAGGCCCCACTGCAGAAACAGAACAGCTGAAAGCTATGACACCTGCAACCCAGCTTGGAAAGGATCAGTGTTCAGTGAAGGAGAGGAACAATAACACAAAAGTTGAGAGGGATGCAAGGAATGGGGTGGTCTCACTTGGGGGGATTCTGGAGAGAAACCAAAGTGCTGGGGAGGACAGTGACACAGATGTGGATGAGAGCAGGCCTCCAGTAAGGCCTGCTGAAGTCCATTTAGAAAGGGCCCAACCTTCTGATTTCATAGACAGTGATACTGATGTGGAAGAAGAACGGATCCCTGCAACACCAGCTGTAGTTCCTATGAAGAAGAGGCAAATCTTCCACAGAGTTAGTACAAAGAGTCTTCAGGAACCTGCTTTGGTACATCTACAGGAGATCCCAGCTGGTAATGATACAGATGTGGAGGAAAGTGAGATCCAACTGGCAGTCCCTCTGGAGAGAAACCAAATTTCCATGGTGATTGACAGCAATACAGATGATGAGGAAGAAGTCTTAGCAGCACTCACTTTGGCACGTCTGAAAGAGAGCGGATCTGATACATGGAACAGAGGTACAGATGTGGAAGAGGACAGGGCCCAACCTGTGGCCCTTCTGGAGCCAAGCCAAACCTCTGCTGGGAGAGATAGTAAGACAGACGTGGAGGAGGAGGGTCTCCCAATGGAAAACAGAAGAACTGTGCCCAAGTGTCATACAGACAAGGCATGCTCAGAAAAGAGGCAGTTTCCTCTCCAAGACAGTGATCTAGAGGTAGATGAAGATAAGAGCTTACTTGAGGTCCACCTGGAGAGAAATCAAGCCTCTGCCACCATAGACATCACACAAGTGGAAGAGAAAGTCCTACCAGGACCAGCTATTATACTTGTGGAGAAGCATCAGGTGCCTGTGGTATGGACAGATCAAACATATGTGGAAGTAGAAGGGGGCCAAGCAAAGCTGCCTGTGATGCACCTAGGGGAACCCCAGCCTCCTCTATCTGAGGACTGTGGGACAGATGTGGAGGAGGACACATCCTTAGCAGCCTCACTGGTGGCAGATACTGGAAAGCACCAGCTTCTAGCAGAAGGGGATGCTGGGACAGAATCGGCTGCACCAGTTCTTGAGCAGGAGAGAGTTCTTGAGGCGAGGGCCCAGGGGGTTTCACTTGTATCACAGGTGGAGCAAGATCTTCTCCCTGTCTCAAAGGAGAACCTTATAGATCTGGTGGTGGACACAGGCACTTCAGGAGAAACCATCCAACcacagaaagagggagcccagacccccacagaaaggaagagagaaccaCATGTGGACAGGACCAAGAACTGTGGAGACAACCATGGTG ATTCTGAAGACCTGGACCTACAGGCTACCCAGTGCtttgtggagagagagaatcagagccCAGAAG CAGTCCAGAGCATGGAGGATGAAGCCACTCAGGCCTTCCTGGCTACTCTACCCCAAGAGTCTGGCCCTTCCTATTACAGCTTCCAGGCCTCAG GCCACCTGACTTGCAAGGCGCCACCTGCTGAGAAGGCCTCTGTG GGTGATCAGGAATCCGCAGATGCTCATCTGCCTGCTGCAGTGCCTGAAGCTTCAACCCCACACCACAACCCCCTCCTCTCTCAGAGTCAAAAACATCCTGTGTCTCagcccttcctttcttcctctccatcttcttTAGAGCCCATTCCCAGGACCAGGCAAAATGGGAATCAGGAAGTTCCAGGGACTCCTTTATCCTCAGAGATGGAGCCTCTGTACCCAAAATCCAAAGTCAGGCTCCGAGGGTCCTCCAGGAAGACACTCTCTGCAATTTCTTCTTTAGCCCTTGAACCTCACTCAACCATCCCCACAGACCAGCCCCTCTGTCCTGAGCCCACATCTCGGGTCACTCGGGGCAGGACACGTAGGTCCTCTCTGAAGACCCCTGAACTCCTTGTCCCTGAAGTCCAGCCTTCCACCTCCAAAGACCAGTCTGTCACTGCTGAGCCCATATCTCAAGGCAGGACACGTAAATCTGTCAAGGCTCCTGAACCAGTTGTCTCCACAGCCACTCAGAGCAGGGCACTTAGGTCTTCTGTCAAGACTCCCAAAGTAGACATCTCCACAACCCCTGCGCTCCAGCCTTCTACTTCCAAAGACCAGCCTGTCACCCCTGAGCCCACATCTCAGGTCACTTGGGGCAGGACACGTAGGTCCTCTGTCAAGATCCCTGAACCAACTGTCCCCACAGCCCCTGCACTCCAGCCTTCCACCTCTGAAGACCAGTCTGTCATCACTGAGCACACATCTGGGGGCACTCACAGGAGGACACGTAGGTCTTCTGTCAAGACTCCTGAGCCAATTGTCCCAACAGCTCCTGAATTCCAGCCTACTATCCCCAGAGACCAGCCTGTCACCCCTGAGCCCACATCTCAGGTCACTTGGGGCAGGACACGTAGGTCCTCTGTCAAGACCCCTGAACCAACTGTCCCCACAGCTCCTGAACTTCAGCCGTCTACCTCCAAAGACCAGTCTGTCATCACTGAGCCCACATCAGGAGCCACTCACAGCAGGACACACAGGTCTTCTCTCAAGACTCCTAAGCCAACTGTCCCCACAGCCACTGAGCTCCAGCCTACCACCCACAAAGGCCAGCCTGTCACCCCCAAACGTATATCTCAGGGCAGGACACCTAAGTCTTCTAGCAAGACTAACACATCAGTTGTCTCCACAGTCCCTGAGCTCCAGGCTTGTACCCCCACAGACCAGCCTGTCATCCCCAAACTTGCATTTCAGGCCACTCGGGGTAGGACACAAAGGTTCTCTATCGAGACCCCTGAACCAGTTGCCCCCACAGTGCCTGAACCCCAGCCTTCCATCTCCACAGATCAGCCTGTCACTCCTGAGCCCACATCTCGGGCCACTCGGGGCAGGACACATAGGTCCTTTGTCAAGATGCCCCAGCCAATTGAACCCACAGCCCCTGATCTTGAATCTGTCACCCCCACAGATCAACTGTTCTCCCCCAAGGTTCAGGGAAGTCAGGGTAAGATGCTAAGGTCTTCTACAATAAGTGCTGTGCCAGTTCTTACCACTCCTGAATTCCAGCCTTCTGTCCCCACAGACCAGCCTATTCCCCCTGAGCCCATCTCTCAAGCCAATTGCAGCAGGAGGCTGAGGGCCACTAGGAACCATGAGTCCCTTATAGCTCCCATTATCTGTGAGCCCTACTCTGCACTCCCTGAACCTAAATCTCGGTCCTCAAGGAACCAAAGACAAAGAGCAGTGAGAACAGTTGAGTCCCTCAGGACCATTCCCAAGCCGGCCTTTGCCCAGCTTCCTGAAGCCCCCACTCATGCTACCCAGATCTACAAGTTGGAGGCAGCAGGCAGATCGGAGTTCACCCTGGGGCCCCCACCTAAGGCCTCTCAGAGCCACAAGAGGCCTTTGGCTACTGTGGATTCACCCCCACCTCAAAAACGGCACCAAAGAGGAGAAGTCACCCAGGAGACAGTGTTCctcaaggaggaggaagaagatcCAATGGAGAGGccaagggaggaggag GATGTAGTGGTTCCAGGACcaggcaagagaaagagagaccaagcagaggaggagcccaagagaatcccaagccgcaGTCTTAGACGAACCAAACCTAACCAAGAGTCCACAGTCCCCAAA GTTCTCTTCACAGGAGTGGTGGATGCCCGTGGTGAGCGGGCAGTGCTGGCCCTGGGGGGGAGTCTGGCCAGCTCAGTGGCAGAGGCTTCCCACTTGGTGACTGATCGAGTCCGCCGTACGGTCAAGTTCCTGTGTGCTCTGGGGCGGGGGATTCCCATCCTCTCCTTGGATTGGCTCCACCAG TCCCACAAGGCTGGTTGCTTTTTGCCCCCGGATGAATATGTGGTGACTGATCCTGAGCAGGAGAAGAACTTTGGCTTCAGCCTTCGAGATGCCCTGAGCCGGGCTCGGGAGCAAAGGTTGCTGGAG ggCTATGAGATCCATGTGACTCCAGGAGTCCAGCCACCACCACCTCAGATGGGAGAGATCATCAGCTGCTGTGGAGGCACTGTACTACCCAGCATGCCCCGGTCTTATAAG CCTCAGAGAGTTGTGATTACATGCTCCCAGGACTTCCCTCGATGCTCTATTCCTTTTCGGATTGGGCTGCCCATCCTCTCACCTGAGTTCCTGCTAACAGGAGTGCTAAAGCAGGAAGCCAAGCCAGAGGCGTTCATCTTCTCCACTTTGGAAATGTCATCCTCCTGA
- the MDC1 gene encoding mediator of DNA damage checkpoint protein 1 isoform X1 gives MQVMEDTQAINWEIEEEEETERPSEALGRGLEPVGRLHIFSSAHGPEKDFPLYLGKNMVGRMPDCSVTLPFSSISKQHAVIEILAWDKAPVLQDCGSLNGTQVLRPPKVLSPGVSHRLRDQELILFADLPCQYHRLNVPLPFVSRGPLTVEETPRVQGGTQPQGLLLAEDSEEEVDSPSERCVVKEPRTSPLAAVVPESDEEGPSPAPDGPGPPFAFNLDSDTDEEESQHSAAGEASLSARRGPTAETEQLKAMTPATQLGKDQCSVKERNNNTKVERDARNGVVSLGGILERNQSAGEDSDTDVDESRPPVRPAEVHLERAQPSDFIDSDTDVEEERIPATPAVVPMKKRQIFHRVSTKSLQEPALVHLQEIPAGNDTDVEESEIQLAVPLERNQISMVIDSNTDDEEEVLAALTLARLKESGSDTWNRGTDVEEDRAQPVALLEPSQTSAGRDSKTDVEEEGLPMENRRTVPKCHTDKACSEKRQFPLQDSDLEVDEDKSLLEVHLERNQASATIDITQVEEKVLPGPAIILVEKHQVPVVWTDQTYVEVEGGQAKLPVMHLGEPQPPLSEDCGTDVEEDTSLAASLVADTGKHQLLAEGDAGTESAAPVLEQERVLEARAQGVSLVSQVEQDLLPVSKENLIDLVVDTGTSGETIQPQKEGAQTPTERKREPHVDRTKNCGDNHGDSEDLDLQATQCFVERENQSPEAVQSMEDEATQAFLATLPQESGPSYYSFQASGALDEPWEVLATQPFCPRESEASEPQPIAAHIDAHGSCPSTPRTAPQAQHPESPVHAEPLGIQGRGMQTVEKDMGTPREAPEEVAPERGPLDRETKKLPAGEREDVLGEELTRGIRVLARDNQGQESDQKVKSASTERNMESLNIEIEIPREAQEKETEKQSIAREIFEREAEKPVVEREGEPSGLGMKVPEVKLERGPQRGEIEKGSQDQEGQASSLTPEPSAGMGAQQGLASVPEASGSQSGGAPMSPSRQERGHLTCKAPPAEKASVGDQESADAHLPAAVPEASTPHHNPLLSQSQKHPVSQPFLSSSPSSLEPIPRTRQNGNQEVPGTPLSSEMEPLYPKSKVRLRGSSRKTLSAISSLALEPHSTIPTDQPLCPEPTSRVTRGRTRRSSLKTPELLVPEVQPSTSKDQSVTAEPISQGRTRKSVKAPEPVVSTATQSRALRSSVKTPKVDISTTPALQPSTSKDQPVTPEPTSQVTWGRTRRSSVKIPEPTVPTAPALQPSTSEDQSVITEHTSGGTHRRTRRSSVKTPEPIVPTAPEFQPTIPRDQPVTPEPTSQVTWGRTRRSSVKTPEPTVPTAPELQPSTSKDQSVITEPTSGATHSRTHRSSLKTPKPTVPTATELQPTTHKGQPVTPKRISQGRTPKSSSKTNTSVVSTVPELQACTPTDQPVIPKLAFQATRGRTQRFSIETPEPVAPTVPEPQPSISTDQPVTPEPTSRATRGRTHRSFVKMPQPIEPTAPDLESVTPTDQLFSPKVQGSQGKMLRSSTISAVPVLTTPEFQPSVPTDQPIPPEPISQANCSRRLRATRNHESLIAPIICEPYSALPEPKSRSSRNQRQRAVRTVESLRTIPKPAFAQLPEAPTHATQIYKLEAAGRSEFTLGPPPKASQSHKRPLATVDSPPPQKRHQRGEVTQETVFLKEEEEDPMERPREEEDVVVPGPGKRKRDQAEEEPKRIPSRSLRRTKPNQESTVPKVLFTGVVDARGERAVLALGGSLASSVAEASHLVTDRVRRTVKFLCALGRGIPILSLDWLHQSHKAGCFLPPDEYVVTDPEQEKNFGFSLRDALSRAREQRLLEGYEIHVTPGVQPPPPQMGEIISCCGGTVLPSMPRSYKPQRVVITCSQDFPRCSIPFRIGLPILSPEFLLTGVLKQEAKPEAFIFSTLEMSSS, from the exons ATGCAG GTCATGGAGGACACCCAGGCTATCAACTGGGAGattgaagaagaggaggagacagagagacccAGTGAAGCCTTGGGGCGTGGCTTAGAGCCTGTAGGGCGGTTGCATATCTTCAGTAGTGCCCATGGACCAGAAAAAG ATTTTCCCCTGTATCTTGGGAAGAATATGGTAGGCCGAATGCCTGATTGCTCTGTGACCCTGCCCTTTTCATCCATCTCCAAACAACATGCAGTCATTGAAATCTTGGCCTGGGACAAGGCACCTGTCCTCCAAGATTGTGGCAGCCTCAATGGTACTCAAGTCCTAAGGCCTCCTAAGGTCCTAAGCCCAGGGGTGAGTCATCGGCTGAGGGACCAGGAGTTGATTCTCTTTGCTGACTTGCCCTGCCAGTACCATCGCCTGAATGTCCCCCTGCCCTTTGTTTCCCGGGGCCCTCTAACTGTAGAAGAGACACCCAGGGTACAGGGAGGAACTCAACCCCAGGGGCTCCTGTTGGCTGAGGACTCGGAGGAGGAAGTAG ATTCTCCTTCTGAAAGGTGTGTGGTGAAAGAACCAAGGACCTCCCCTTTGGCAGCAGTAGTTCCAGAGAG TGATGAAGAGGGGCCTTCTCCTGCCCCAGATGGCCCTGGGCCACCTTTTGCCTTCAACCTGGACAGTGACACAGATGAGGAAGAAAGTCAGCATTCAGCAGCGGGAGAGGCCTCCTTATCTGCCAGAAGAGGCCCCACTGCAGAAACAGAACAGCTGAAAGCTATGACACCTGCAACCCAGCTTGGAAAGGATCAGTGTTCAGTGAAGGAGAGGAACAATAACACAAAAGTTGAGAGGGATGCAAGGAATGGGGTGGTCTCACTTGGGGGGATTCTGGAGAGAAACCAAAGTGCTGGGGAGGACAGTGACACAGATGTGGATGAGAGCAGGCCTCCAGTAAGGCCTGCTGAAGTCCATTTAGAAAGGGCCCAACCTTCTGATTTCATAGACAGTGATACTGATGTGGAAGAAGAACGGATCCCTGCAACACCAGCTGTAGTTCCTATGAAGAAGAGGCAAATCTTCCACAGAGTTAGTACAAAGAGTCTTCAGGAACCTGCTTTGGTACATCTACAGGAGATCCCAGCTGGTAATGATACAGATGTGGAGGAAAGTGAGATCCAACTGGCAGTCCCTCTGGAGAGAAACCAAATTTCCATGGTGATTGACAGCAATACAGATGATGAGGAAGAAGTCTTAGCAGCACTCACTTTGGCACGTCTGAAAGAGAGCGGATCTGATACATGGAACAGAGGTACAGATGTGGAAGAGGACAGGGCCCAACCTGTGGCCCTTCTGGAGCCAAGCCAAACCTCTGCTGGGAGAGATAGTAAGACAGACGTGGAGGAGGAGGGTCTCCCAATGGAAAACAGAAGAACTGTGCCCAAGTGTCATACAGACAAGGCATGCTCAGAAAAGAGGCAGTTTCCTCTCCAAGACAGTGATCTAGAGGTAGATGAAGATAAGAGCTTACTTGAGGTCCACCTGGAGAGAAATCAAGCCTCTGCCACCATAGACATCACACAAGTGGAAGAGAAAGTCCTACCAGGACCAGCTATTATACTTGTGGAGAAGCATCAGGTGCCTGTGGTATGGACAGATCAAACATATGTGGAAGTAGAAGGGGGCCAAGCAAAGCTGCCTGTGATGCACCTAGGGGAACCCCAGCCTCCTCTATCTGAGGACTGTGGGACAGATGTGGAGGAGGACACATCCTTAGCAGCCTCACTGGTGGCAGATACTGGAAAGCACCAGCTTCTAGCAGAAGGGGATGCTGGGACAGAATCGGCTGCACCAGTTCTTGAGCAGGAGAGAGTTCTTGAGGCGAGGGCCCAGGGGGTTTCACTTGTATCACAGGTGGAGCAAGATCTTCTCCCTGTCTCAAAGGAGAACCTTATAGATCTGGTGGTGGACACAGGCACTTCAGGAGAAACCATCCAACcacagaaagagggagcccagacccccacagaaaggaagagagaaccaCATGTGGACAGGACCAAGAACTGTGGAGACAACCATGGTG ATTCTGAAGACCTGGACCTACAGGCTACCCAGTGCtttgtggagagagagaatcagagccCAGAAG CAGTCCAGAGCATGGAGGATGAAGCCACTCAGGCCTTCCTGGCTACTCTACCCCAAGAGTCTGGCCCTTCCTATTACAGCTTCCAGGCCTCAG GTGCCCTGGATGAGCCGTGGGAAGTCTTGGCAACACAGCCATTCTGTCCAAGAGAGTCTGAGGCCTCTGAGCCCCAGCCCATTGCTGCCCACATTGATGCCCATGGATCTTGCCCCTCTACACCTAGGACAGCACCACAAGCCCAACATCCAGAGAGCCCAGTTCATGCAGAGCCACTGGGGATTCAAGGCAGAGGGATGCAGACTGTGGAGAAAGACATGGGTACACCAAGAGAAGCACCAGAGGAGGTGGCCCCTGAGAGAGGCCCATTGGACAGGGAAACCAAGAAGCTgccagcaggagagagagaagatgtgTTAGGAGAAGAGTTAACTAGAGGGATACGGGTGTTAGCTAGAGATAATCAGGGACAAGAGTCTGACCAAAAGGTGAAAAGTGCAAGTACTGAAAGGAACATGGAGAGTTTAAACATAGAAATTGAGATACCCAGGGAGGcacaagagaaagagacagaaaagcagtCTATTGcaagagaaatatttgaaagagaagcagagaaaccagtagtagagagagagggtgagccaAGTGGATTAGGCATGAAGGTACCAGAAGTAAAACTGGAGAGAGGCCCACAGAGAGGGGAGATAGAGAAAGGGAGCCAAGACCAGGAAGGGCAGGCCTCCAGTCTAACACCAGAGCCTAGTGCAGGGATGGGGGCCCAGCAGGGACTTGCTTCAGTCCCAGAAGCTTCTGGGAGCCAGTCAGGTGGAGCCCCGATGAGCCCCAGCAGGCAGGAGAGAG GCCACCTGACTTGCAAGGCGCCACCTGCTGAGAAGGCCTCTGTG GGTGATCAGGAATCCGCAGATGCTCATCTGCCTGCTGCAGTGCCTGAAGCTTCAACCCCACACCACAACCCCCTCCTCTCTCAGAGTCAAAAACATCCTGTGTCTCagcccttcctttcttcctctccatcttcttTAGAGCCCATTCCCAGGACCAGGCAAAATGGGAATCAGGAAGTTCCAGGGACTCCTTTATCCTCAGAGATGGAGCCTCTGTACCCAAAATCCAAAGTCAGGCTCCGAGGGTCCTCCAGGAAGACACTCTCTGCAATTTCTTCTTTAGCCCTTGAACCTCACTCAACCATCCCCACAGACCAGCCCCTCTGTCCTGAGCCCACATCTCGGGTCACTCGGGGCAGGACACGTAGGTCCTCTCTGAAGACCCCTGAACTCCTTGTCCCTGAAGTCCAGCCTTCCACCTCCAAAGACCAGTCTGTCACTGCTGAGCCCATATCTCAAGGCAGGACACGTAAATCTGTCAAGGCTCCTGAACCAGTTGTCTCCACAGCCACTCAGAGCAGGGCACTTAGGTCTTCTGTCAAGACTCCCAAAGTAGACATCTCCACAACCCCTGCGCTCCAGCCTTCTACTTCCAAAGACCAGCCTGTCACCCCTGAGCCCACATCTCAGGTCACTTGGGGCAGGACACGTAGGTCCTCTGTCAAGATCCCTGAACCAACTGTCCCCACAGCCCCTGCACTCCAGCCTTCCACCTCTGAAGACCAGTCTGTCATCACTGAGCACACATCTGGGGGCACTCACAGGAGGACACGTAGGTCTTCTGTCAAGACTCCTGAGCCAATTGTCCCAACAGCTCCTGAATTCCAGCCTACTATCCCCAGAGACCAGCCTGTCACCCCTGAGCCCACATCTCAGGTCACTTGGGGCAGGACACGTAGGTCCTCTGTCAAGACCCCTGAACCAACTGTCCCCACAGCTCCTGAACTTCAGCCGTCTACCTCCAAAGACCAGTCTGTCATCACTGAGCCCACATCAGGAGCCACTCACAGCAGGACACACAGGTCTTCTCTCAAGACTCCTAAGCCAACTGTCCCCACAGCCACTGAGCTCCAGCCTACCACCCACAAAGGCCAGCCTGTCACCCCCAAACGTATATCTCAGGGCAGGACACCTAAGTCTTCTAGCAAGACTAACACATCAGTTGTCTCCACAGTCCCTGAGCTCCAGGCTTGTACCCCCACAGACCAGCCTGTCATCCCCAAACTTGCATTTCAGGCCACTCGGGGTAGGACACAAAGGTTCTCTATCGAGACCCCTGAACCAGTTGCCCCCACAGTGCCTGAACCCCAGCCTTCCATCTCCACAGATCAGCCTGTCACTCCTGAGCCCACATCTCGGGCCACTCGGGGCAGGACACATAGGTCCTTTGTCAAGATGCCCCAGCCAATTGAACCCACAGCCCCTGATCTTGAATCTGTCACCCCCACAGATCAACTGTTCTCCCCCAAGGTTCAGGGAAGTCAGGGTAAGATGCTAAGGTCTTCTACAATAAGTGCTGTGCCAGTTCTTACCACTCCTGAATTCCAGCCTTCTGTCCCCACAGACCAGCCTATTCCCCCTGAGCCCATCTCTCAAGCCAATTGCAGCAGGAGGCTGAGGGCCACTAGGAACCATGAGTCCCTTATAGCTCCCATTATCTGTGAGCCCTACTCTGCACTCCCTGAACCTAAATCTCGGTCCTCAAGGAACCAAAGACAAAGAGCAGTGAGAACAGTTGAGTCCCTCAGGACCATTCCCAAGCCGGCCTTTGCCCAGCTTCCTGAAGCCCCCACTCATGCTACCCAGATCTACAAGTTGGAGGCAGCAGGCAGATCGGAGTTCACCCTGGGGCCCCCACCTAAGGCCTCTCAGAGCCACAAGAGGCCTTTGGCTACTGTGGATTCACCCCCACCTCAAAAACGGCACCAAAGAGGAGAAGTCACCCAGGAGACAGTGTTCctcaaggaggaggaagaagatcCAATGGAGAGGccaagggaggaggag GATGTAGTGGTTCCAGGACcaggcaagagaaagagagaccaagcagaggaggagcccaagagaatcccaagccgcaGTCTTAGACGAACCAAACCTAACCAAGAGTCCACAGTCCCCAAA GTTCTCTTCACAGGAGTGGTGGATGCCCGTGGTGAGCGGGCAGTGCTGGCCCTGGGGGGGAGTCTGGCCAGCTCAGTGGCAGAGGCTTCCCACTTGGTGACTGATCGAGTCCGCCGTACGGTCAAGTTCCTGTGTGCTCTGGGGCGGGGGATTCCCATCCTCTCCTTGGATTGGCTCCACCAG TCCCACAAGGCTGGTTGCTTTTTGCCCCCGGATGAATATGTGGTGACTGATCCTGAGCAGGAGAAGAACTTTGGCTTCAGCCTTCGAGATGCCCTGAGCCGGGCTCGGGAGCAAAGGTTGCTGGAG ggCTATGAGATCCATGTGACTCCAGGAGTCCAGCCACCACCACCTCAGATGGGAGAGATCATCAGCTGCTGTGGAGGCACTGTACTACCCAGCATGCCCCGGTCTTATAAG CCTCAGAGAGTTGTGATTACATGCTCCCAGGACTTCCCTCGATGCTCTATTCCTTTTCGGATTGGGCTGCCCATCCTCTCACCTGAGTTCCTGCTAACAGGAGTGCTAAAGCAGGAAGCCAAGCCAGAGGCGTTCATCTTCTCCACTTTGGAAATGTCATCCTCCTGA